From the Lampris incognitus isolate fLamInc1 chromosome 10, fLamInc1.hap2, whole genome shotgun sequence genome, one window contains:
- the ramp2 gene encoding receptor activity-modifying protein 2 isoform X2, whose protein sequence is MRASCCFIEPSCKKVEICNLYPPGKSERTMSGKMTSINSSPVASWGFVAFLLWVGGTMVVGLVSEELGDFSATTLGYHFTKAVDKMTNTSYGDFPRVHDCGNNSLRCEFFCNFCASEARPTIHCLNRLFEEACVTPFKDIMTSLNNTDWCVWKNVVSAYNIFTLCTEEISECLLIPWPNPLVEQTFVEIHAMYFQDCPTEELSDPPPGIVFALVMTPICLIPVMVVLVVLKTKNGDGSS, encoded by the exons ATGAGAGCTTCCTGTTGTTTTATAGAGCCTTCCTGCAAAAAGGTTGAGATATGTAATCTGTATCCACCAGGGAAGAGCGAAAGAACCATGTCAGGCAAAATGACAAGCATCAATTCCTCTCCCGTGGCTTCTTGGGGTTTTGTAGCATTTCTTCTATGGG TCGGAGGCACAATGGTAGTCGGTTTGGTCAGTGAGGAGTTGGGGGATTTTTCGGCCACGACATTAG GGTATCACTTTACAAAGGCAGTGGACAAGATGACGA ACACAAGTTATGGAGACTTTCCCAGGGTACACG ATTGTGGGAATAATTCTCTGCGCTGTGAGTTTTTCTGCAACTTCTGTGCCAGTGAAGCCAGGCCAACAATACATTGCCTTAACAGGCTATTCGAAGAAGCATGCGTCACACCTTTCAAGGACATTATGACGTCACTAAATAACACCGACTGGTGTGTGTGGAAAAATGTAGTGAG TGCATATAATATCTTCACCCTTTGCACGGAGGAGATATCAGAGTGTCTCCTCATCCCATGGCCCAACCCTCTAGTGGAACAAACCTTCGTGGAGATTCACGCCATGTATTTCCAAGACTGTCCCACGGAGGAGCTGAGTGACCCACCACCGGGCATCGTCTTTGCCCTTGTGATGACCCCCATCTGCCTGATCCCTGTCATGGTTGTCCTGGTGGTGCTCAAGACCAAGAATGGAGATGGCAGCTCCTGA
- the ramp2 gene encoding receptor activity-modifying protein 2 isoform X1, which translates to MRASCCFIEPSCKKVEICNLYPPGKSERTMSGKMTSINSSPVASWGFVAFLLWAVGGTMVVGLVSEELGDFSATTLGYHFTKAVDKMTNTSYGDFPRVHDCGNNSLRCEFFCNFCASEARPTIHCLNRLFEEACVTPFKDIMTSLNNTDWCVWKNVVSAYNIFTLCTEEISECLLIPWPNPLVEQTFVEIHAMYFQDCPTEELSDPPPGIVFALVMTPICLIPVMVVLVVLKTKNGDGSS; encoded by the exons ATGAGAGCTTCCTGTTGTTTTATAGAGCCTTCCTGCAAAAAGGTTGAGATATGTAATCTGTATCCACCAGGGAAGAGCGAAAGAACCATGTCAGGCAAAATGACAAGCATCAATTCCTCTCCCGTGGCTTCTTGGGGTTTTGTAGCATTTCTTCTATGGG CAGTCGGAGGCACAATGGTAGTCGGTTTGGTCAGTGAGGAGTTGGGGGATTTTTCGGCCACGACATTAG GGTATCACTTTACAAAGGCAGTGGACAAGATGACGA ACACAAGTTATGGAGACTTTCCCAGGGTACACG ATTGTGGGAATAATTCTCTGCGCTGTGAGTTTTTCTGCAACTTCTGTGCCAGTGAAGCCAGGCCAACAATACATTGCCTTAACAGGCTATTCGAAGAAGCATGCGTCACACCTTTCAAGGACATTATGACGTCACTAAATAACACCGACTGGTGTGTGTGGAAAAATGTAGTGAG TGCATATAATATCTTCACCCTTTGCACGGAGGAGATATCAGAGTGTCTCCTCATCCCATGGCCCAACCCTCTAGTGGAACAAACCTTCGTGGAGATTCACGCCATGTATTTCCAAGACTGTCCCACGGAGGAGCTGAGTGACCCACCACCGGGCATCGTCTTTGCCCTTGTGATGACCCCCATCTGCCTGATCCCTGTCATGGTTGTCCTGGTGGTGCTCAAGACCAAGAATGGAGATGGCAGCTCCTGA
- the ramp2 gene encoding receptor activity-modifying protein 2 isoform X3: MKGALGFIGVFLSFLSDTSYGDFPRVHDCGNNSLRCEFFCNFCASEARPTIHCLNRLFEEACVTPFKDIMTSLNNTDWCVWKNVVSAYNIFTLCTEEISECLLIPWPNPLVEQTFVEIHAMYFQDCPTEELSDPPPGIVFALVMTPICLIPVMVVLVVLKTKNGDGSS; the protein is encoded by the exons ATGAAGGGAGCCCTTGGTTTCATTGGAGTATTCCTCTCGTTTCTCTCTG ACACAAGTTATGGAGACTTTCCCAGGGTACACG ATTGTGGGAATAATTCTCTGCGCTGTGAGTTTTTCTGCAACTTCTGTGCCAGTGAAGCCAGGCCAACAATACATTGCCTTAACAGGCTATTCGAAGAAGCATGCGTCACACCTTTCAAGGACATTATGACGTCACTAAATAACACCGACTGGTGTGTGTGGAAAAATGTAGTGAG TGCATATAATATCTTCACCCTTTGCACGGAGGAGATATCAGAGTGTCTCCTCATCCCATGGCCCAACCCTCTAGTGGAACAAACCTTCGTGGAGATTCACGCCATGTATTTCCAAGACTGTCCCACGGAGGAGCTGAGTGACCCACCACCGGGCATCGTCTTTGCCCTTGTGATGACCCCCATCTGCCTGATCCCTGTCATGGTTGTCCTGGTGGTGCTCAAGACCAAGAATGGAGATGGCAGCTCCTGA